The sequence TTTCATCCATGCATCCGGAAACAACCGAACCCAATTCCGGAAAGACACGAAAGTGAACCTCGGCAACACCCGAACACCCTTTCCGGAACGCGAAGGCAAAAATTAATAAAGCGAAAAGACCCGATGGTGTCCGGAAATTCCCGAGCACTCCCCGATTCAGAGACGCTGACGGAAACCACCGAGTAAATCCGATTCACACCGAAAATGGCTACTGCGCTGAAGAAGCGCACCCGAGCGTGACGTCTACTGCGCATGCCCCAAAACAAGCCGTCGCGCGACTTTCCCTAACGACGGCGACGAGGAAGAAGCCATGTTGAAATTGGTCGTATTGCATCTCTGTTCTCTTCGCCAGTGTGTCAAGGCATTGAAATCCTCATCGCTTATCAATCTAACTGTAATAAAGTGAATAGCACTGTCTATTGTATTACTGTTATTACTATAACGCTTTTAATTCAACCGTAGCGAGGTAGTTTTGCCCTCAACAAACATGGCGGTATCCGTTCGGTACCTACTACTTCGTGTGTGTGGCGGAGAGAGCCGAAGGCTTCCGAAAGTCCGAGAAATATGGCGCTGACCAGAAGAGGTAAGCACGAGACGCGTTGCCATAGTAACACGTCGGTTTGCCCCTAAAATAAGGCCATGAGCCCCCTTTTTCCCCGTTAGCTGCTGTATTATCAAATGCTATAATAGAGTTCTATGGCTGAGATAATCTTTCCTTTATGTTGGGTGAAGAGCTTAGGACCCACCATAGTGTCTGCTATAGGGAAACCCCATACTTCATCTACCACACTTTCCCTAACCCCAGTGCCTGAATGTTACCTGAGCCAGCAAGGGCGCTAAGGATCCATTCAGACATAGCAGATGTAGTGCAGATTCCGCACTGTGAATCTGTAGCTAATTACAGCCCAGGACATGTAGACGATCTGCTgtacagcacaggacatgtagacGATCAGCTCTGTAGCACAGGGCATGTAGATGATCAGCTCTGTAGCACAGGGCATGTAGATGATCAGCTCTGTAGCACAGGGCATGTAGATGATCAGCTCTATGGCACAGGGCATGTAGACGATCAGCTCTGTAGCACAGGGCATGTAGATGATCAGCTCTATGGCACAGGGCATGTAGATGATCAGCTCTGTAGCATGCTCGGCCTGCAGCCTGGCTTTTCTGTGTATATTCTGCCCCCTCAGTGCATAGGGGTGAAATCCACGTGTAACTGATGTGGATTCTGCTGAAGAATCACTACAAATGTTATATTTATATCTACATATACTTCCATtgaggcagcagtaaggggtaacATGGGCTACTCTGCTGCCCCCAACTTTTATTTCGGGAACTGCAATTCCCAGTCCCTTGCTCTGATCACGTGCTGCCGCAGAGGTCCATCATTGCAATCCATCCTGTATGTCCCATTTGCTTAGACgcaatgggggagattgatcaaacatggtgtaaagtgagactggctcagttgcccctagcaaccaatcagattccacctttcattcctcacaggctctttggaaaatgagaggtggaatctgattggttgctaggggcaactgagccagtttcactttacatcatgtttgataaatcttccccattgtgtcTTTTGTATATGCATTGGTTTGTCCCGCTATTGGTGGTGCCCGCTATCTTCTTGGTTGCTATTTGCTtagatcagggatgtcaaactcaggccctccagctgttgcaaaactacaagtcccatcatgcctggacagcgaaagctttacctttggctgtccaggcatgatgggacttgtagttttaaaacagctggagggcctgagtttgacacgtctggctTAGATTGTCAGTGAATAATCTCTCTAAATAGGTAATATTGACATTCAGGcatttgggaaagctgggttacactTTCTGTAGGCATGCATTGGATATCGCAGTAAGTGTAAACTGAGGCCTTATTCCTTGCGGCTCGGTCATCACAGCACAGCGCATATCTATATGGTTCCcacgctcccagcatcatatcagagatgctgccgtGCAGGAAGGAGACCCTGGTACAGGCCCTCcacgtctgtgttctgtgtgaaaACCGTTGCACCAATTCTATGTATACTCATATACAGACAAGAGTGTGATGTGTCCTAAACAGCCTCCTCCAGGGGCCACTGTCTGACTTgggtattaaagtgaatgggttaTAAGCATCCATGCTTTTCATTTTTAGTATTTATgactttataatataatatttatatgaataatatttaatatttctaATACTTTATAGTagtatttaaaaaattatttccaTAAccctgcaatatgtgatggacccccaactccccaaGCAAAATTAATAAAaccaaaaaacacaaaataaagacatgaCACGGTGTAATCAGATGTCAAATGgtcaaattttatttaaaattgcaTGACACTAAAaagactcacaaagagtcaccctccagcaaggAAAAAACCCTGTagaggaaacctcgagggagccatgactggagagttgcccctcctctgggcttagagggtaatactaaTATAACATAATTGGCATAGCATACCAACTAAATAGACTATAAATATACTACACCTGATGTGTCAGAGATCTGGCtgccatatctgtcaccttattaatAGCTAGGCGGAAGCCCCTTTTCTTCCCTACAGTTCTAGGTCCACCTCTCAAGTAGGTGGagactccattaaaggggtagcctAAACCttctttcccctgctagaaccttcAAATTATATCAAGGGTAGGAGAGAGTAGTCAAGCACAAGGCCCTCTGGCACATTCAAGATGGCAGTGATCCAGGCAGCGTACCTCTCTTATATGGAactttctttatgacataagtgattgtcctcacagctcatggttgctatggttaccaCAGGTGCCTACAGTGAActgaggcattaaaggggtactccagtgctgctgataaaaaaaaaaaaaaatcaatcaatcataaacatagtttttacacttaccatcccctTGCCTCCTGAGTCTGCCTCTGttcgaatttcccgctgtttgcaggtccctaaagctccagttggtgtcttcattttttcttcacttcctggtttggcctTTCCCattatgcactttgtctcctgtgatgtctaactgactgtgTTAAACTGCTAGACGGCTtacagcttgcttagccaatcagagctgagcaacctgtgtcatctgacaaagggaggctggcttaacaggactTAGACCCACccccctcttgatgatgtcattgtcacaaaatggctgccacagaaaaggggtcaacagtcattaggtaagaatgagtttacttcacttcctagtACAGACTCTTGCCTATAAAGAGGAGTCACTGTTCCTTTATTAGATTTGCCCAAAACAACTCCCCAAATTCAGACTAAAAAAATTTTAATAGAATTTATGAGCAACATTGATTGTAAACTAGTGCGTCACTTGTCTTTAGTAATAATATAAGATGAAAACTAGAATGTGATTGGCTGCTTTGTGTCATTTATAATAGACTTGTACTGTAATTTACTTGTTTTTTCTCCACAGGAAAGGGCCCACTGGTCGTATCCTTTAGAGGAAGTGTAATCCTGTCGTCGCACTAGGCGTCCCACATACATATGGGAATTATATTTTACAACCTAACCGGAAAGAAAGGTCACATTTGTCCTGATTTAAGTGCCAGGACAACTACGCATCATACACCTTTGGTAGGGGGAGAAAAAAAGAACACATGGTGTAAgggagcaccgatctgctagacagagcctattacatggcttgatgatAATGGCATGGCAATGTCCATGCATCCCTTGCTAGTGTTTAAGACGATTTTTAACCCCGATAAAAATTCTTAgaagttgggggttgtcttatatgctgggtatggtcgccccatacggtgggggagctcaaaaatgaccccatccccaccgtatggggtgaccatacccagcataccactataaaaaaaaattctactctactagaatgacagaggctccggaagtccccgaagcctctgtcattctctcgAAGCTCTCCCAGTGGCCGAGTGTCTCTGAGCTACTCTGATCAAACACTCGGCTGcctgggagagctttggggaccttcgccgcaggcagtgtacgtcacactgcctgcaccgtgAATGGGACAGGAGACGCGcagctgccgggaacgggtcacaggggagttgattgtttttttttttttctttagctgcagttaaaggggtactccagcggggtactggaacctccccggttccagcggcgggtcctgcatcgcatcgctccggtccccggccgctccttggtgtctgacgcgggcccgagacgatacgtctcaggtccacttagccagtcagtgacagaggcgggatctgagcggacttgaaacggatcccacctccgtcactgactggctgagcgaacctgagacgttacgtctcgggcccgcgtcagacaccaggaagcggccgggaaccggggactggagcgccgccgctggaactggggaggtgagtggacatcattTCCCttacccacctcctccccggtcccaggaaaaaatcccccccccccccccccgctggagtacccctttaacgcctgcctgactgcagcagagctccagctggtaaaccctgctgcgatcaggcaggggttaacattttccggcgtataaggcgaaccccctgacagtcttcttaaaagtcaggggtcgtcttatacgccggaaaatatggtacatgtaaaaaaaaaaaaaagctatattttacctctccacgctctctGGTGTTCCTCTGGGTTCTATGCAGCCGCTGCTGGCACTCCTGACACGTGTCTTAAGTGACAggcatctcagccaatcactgactgagatggtgcagcaccacagccagtgattggctgagctactAGTCACTTTAGGGACGGTTTCAGAAGTGCCAGCGGAGACGCCAGAAGGACATCAGGGAGCCTGGAGAGTAAAGTACAGTATAGCTTTAATATTTTCAAacacttgggggagatttatcaatgatGTGTAGATTCTTGCCTTCTCCGTGGCGTACGCCAGCTGTAATCCCGGCTCGCCTGATGTGTGGACCTAAGGTGGAGAGGAGGCGtggccagatttatcatgatttgcgcctgctgGTAGGTGTAAGTCATAataagagcaggtgtagatttgttgctgCACAATGACTGAGCCAGGTGCAGGGTCGGCCAGCTTTACCAAAAGgcgtacacctcttagtaaatccagccagggaaaagggggcggggcatcaTTTAAGACCTGTGTACGactacaccagtcttgataaatgtcccccactgtgAATAAGCTGCATCAATGTTGTAGTTGAAGCCTTCTCTGGTGGTGCACCCACAGTAGCTTCCAGACTTTCTTGCATCTAACAATGGCGACTGAGAATTATACATCTATTCATAATGGGAGATAATAGCGATAACATTTCTTCTGTATTCTCTAGCATATATCTTCAGTCCAGTGGTTGTAAGCTTTTAGTGCCTGCAGTTGTGATGCTCTTTATTGTTTGTACTCTCCATTATCTTCTAGTTGTTTTTCTCAACAGTAAATTACCAGCGATCATCTGTTCCTCTGCAAATCCTATTTTACATCAATGTTGtgtattatgttttttattttgtagcGACCCTGCTTATGATCATTTATAAATGTAAGTACCGGGCAGAAGTTTGGTCAACTATTATATCTTAATATCTTAAGATcttaatgctgtgtgaacatagccctatactacGGCGTACTTGTACTAAATCCACTAACTTAAATGTCTGTGCCTATGCAGGTTTTGTGCATATATTCTATAAAAATGGtgtcatgaaatttttttttgacatgtcatcacgcacgtcaaaagttattgatcatagCAGAGAGAGCGCAGCAGCTATGCCAATAACTCCCCAGCTGTATCTCTGTAATGACCAATTCTGACAATGTATTCTATGAGACTACATTGTCGGAACTGGTGACCAGCCAGGAAGTGGATCACAGTATATCTCCTGttatctccccagctatatctcctgatctcagtggttctcaggagtgagacccgctgtgattaataacttttgacatgtttgaaGACAATAAGCAGTAAAGTCCTGCAGCATCTATGGTTTGATCAAAGAAGATTTATTTCACATGAAACAGTACAGAAATGTAAGTTGAAATGTCGCATTTCTGTACCCGATCATGTAAAATACATTTTCTCTGATCAAATCACAGATACTGCAGGAGTGTTGGCCCTCCATGCACTTCAACAGCCATAGTGGACCAAGTTCTTTGGTGTTATTGGACTCTCTTTTTGGTGTGCCTGatgccatgtcaaaagttacttttcatgacagtgactctttaatttattttacataaagagttaaaggacaactcccatgaaaaactttttcccagtaattgaagcacattacaaagttatataactgtgtaatatgcttaaatcacctatctgcctcccttccctgtcttttcccccctcaaccccccaccaggaagtgtaagaaactcacacagacctaattactgtgtcaccagtttcttctctcagcttcttcttgtgaggatgctcaccagcctccccctcccttgtcaggtgactctgcttgctcagctccgattggctgagcaactgcaagccatctgagttatgtcacttgcttatcttctctccactactgactcccagcacataggcagccccccccctaccctcatactctctcctgctgccaagtggactcagtgagtgaaagAGTCCTGTCACTTGTTTATCTTCCCTCCTTGTGCAGATGTCACTTTGCAATGTACACTACATTGCAAAGtgacagtatgtgtgtgcagcttcagtgcaggggctgataacctgtgtgattatacagcagcctgatggaagagagagagaggggtcatgtttagtgtatgatgggagttgaagtgaatTGAGGGGGAGGGACTTGCaacgtcacagcagccaaagtgcatcatgggaagcagGAAGTAAGGGAGAAATGAAGACTGAGAATGAAGCTCAGGCTGTAtgcagacggtgggaaattcaaacagtaacagctcaggagggatgataagtatataaactatgtttctgattgttttttttgttttgttttttcttagcacgggagttgtcctttaagtaattagaaaaacattgccactttatttcagagacaacatgacttttgtctccagttcaggtgggggcttgcaattaaaagagaagtccggcaaaaaatttacttcctggataaaatggtgatgtcacgacccgactcccagagctgtgcgggctgtggccatcatcctcttcagcagccacagcccgcacacctctgggagtctggtcgtgacatcaccattttatccaggaagtgaagccatgatgcTGTAGtaggtgcaggaaaaaaagctctttatgtgcattACCCATAAttagtgtgtattggtgatttgtataacttttggggggcaatacaatactttaataaaaattttcgccagacttctcctttaagtaccatTTACTTCAGCGGAACTAagctgcacccaaactgaagacaagatttaggctgtctctggaagaaattggctatgtttttctaaagctTGATCAGCCTTTAAAGCATGTAAGTTAATGCTAGAGATGAGTAAAATTTGAGCACGCTTTagtttgtccaaacctgagtgtgtagcatttgattacggatggctaaagaagttggatgacgCCCTAAGTTGTACCatgggctgtatccctgttttccaggacttcctttgGGCTACACATCGGTAATGAAATGCAGAGCGCTCAGGTTCAGGCGAACTAgagtgtgctcgaggttcacttGTCTCTAGTTGATAGACATGGTTATACAGGGAAAATTTCTTATGTCGTTGTTTTGTTGTTAGTATACACCTTTTACGATTTTACATCTTTCTCATAGGTCAGGTCTTCAGTTATCCCGATTCTAATTTAGCATTAGATCTTGGTCTTCTCTTCTTGATGGCGATTGTGGAATCTGTGAGGCTGTACTTGGGTAAGAAGCAACATATACACTGTAAAAAACAAAAGTTTCAGCAAAAGATGGAAAAAAGGCAGAGTAACCATATATCTCTATCCTTTTTGGATTCTATTAAAGGGCTGTCCAAGAAAAATGAATGATTAGCTATGCTGCTGTCGCTGTGGGGGATGTAACAATTATGTATACTTGCCTGTCCTGGGCTGCCCGCTCTGTGTAGGTGTCAGCGTTTGCGCTGACATGCCACTCCCACTGGCAGCTGATGGAAATGCTGACATTGGCGCAGAGCAGGCAgctcaggacaggtgagtatacattactgacatgtccccacACAACCTTGGCAGCATGGCTAATTATGCATTTTTCCAGGACAATCCCTTTTAGTGATTCATTGCAAGGCCGATGTTTGGGTAAAGGAAATTATAATAGCATAGACCAGCCAAATATTAAATGGTCATGgttgtttcaaacaacttccaTCCATGTTATAGCCTATGTTGTTCTTAACATCTTTGCAAATCAGGagtcaatttaccagaaatgacctcttaccccagaaaaacagctctaaagtcttggccactggtGTCATTTCTCTGTAGTCTTCTGTCCACTTTCTGTTGTCAAgggaaaggccctattacacaaagtgattatcgttgtatttggccgattatcgtccgTTACGGCCGACAATCACTTTTTGTAATAAAAGGCGACGATCAGCTGGCATCGTTTACATgacgtttcaacatgttgaaagacaaatgaagtggagagcaacgatctgctgccgtcgctccgtgtaataggagcagtgtcagcagaccaccgctatctcctatgggctccccctgCAACTCCTCACAACCTCCTCTCACTTACCCGCTCTCTGTCGGGGCATGTAATAGTgcaggcagcgagcggggaacaagaagcaaccgagcgctgacctgacccgtgtaataggggattCAGTAACAGCTAGATCACAGGAGATGGAATCCCGGGCTTATCATGTGCTGTATGTAGGAAAGAGGAAGAAAGCCTGGGCTGTGCGCATGCAACCTTAACCGGTCTACCTGataaagatgatccacactgttctaTACTGCTGATATCTGATATATATGACTTATGTATAGATTATCTTTATTAAAACTATTATATTGTCAGTGAGCTTCATGATGGAATGCAGACTGATGATGTATTTATTACAGGAACAAGGGGAAACCTGAGAGAAGAAGAGCTGCCCTTAGGATCCAGCCTGTTCTTTACTGCCGGCAATGTCATGCTGTCTGTATATTTTCTTGTCTGGGAGACTTATATCCTAAGAGCAGATGTGATTATCAACGCCATCCTACTAATACTGTATGGACTGGAAACAATCCTTGCGCTGTTCACCATTGCAGCATTCTTCCGATAAGTTAGTTTTTTGGAGATGAAGATATTTATACTGGTGTTTTACAAAAGAAAAGAGAATTCCTTTCTGCGGGAACCACCtataataataaacaaacaacTAAACAAATATCAGCAATAAACAATAAGAAGAAAttataatgtatgtaatgtatacacagAATATGCACAATACAAGTAATAAATGTCCTCTTCGAGATTCCTGCAGACATAACTTGTATTGACCTGCGGACAgattttaaggggaactatcagcaggttagacaaatctaaccagctgatatgtcTTTATTGCATAGgaaacacagaggaggaaggttatgtgtcttaccttcctgctcgacgccgttctggtgcagttagtcctttgctccatggtccagtgagACGGTTGGCTGGATTGGCACTGGCTGGCTGGATCAGctatatgggggcggggcagtgctcctaacgggtgctgAAGAGATGTCCAATAGggagattcatctaacctgctaatagttcccctttaaaggctatGCACTCCCTGGAATGCATCTTTTTTATTGCATTGTACCTATAATGTTACAGAAAAAAAGGCATGAAAAACTGCAGGGGCATTTTTCCAAATACTCTGTGTGTGCCACCCTCCTTCAAGTCATCGTCAAAATGtcatttatacaattttttttaaaaaatcacagCCGAATACATACAGTAATTGCAGTCTACAGTTCTTATAGAAATTTTTAATCGTGGTTCATATGTCAGATAAGATCTGTATAATTTTCACAGAAATGTTTCTATTGAATccgtacattttatttttatactctGTTTTAAATTAAACATATAAAATGTAGAGTGTGCATTTGTTTGTCTTTTTCTCCTTATAAAACAAGAGCACAAAAGATAAAAGACATTGCAGTCCTTCATATTGAAATTATCTGGATAAGTCTCCCGTAGTATAATGTAAGAGAATTACTCACTTTACAAGCGGGAGTGACCTAATAACAACCTGCAGGAGCAAGAGGAAATTCAAGTTCTTCCCATTGCATGAACAGTCCCATCAGGACAACACAGGTGCTATCTGGTGTGTGTTCACGTGTGCCAGTGCTGAGTTTTCACACATTGTGGTTCTGCTGTCTTTTTACTGCACTTACAGAAAATTCCCAGCAGACCAGAAGCAAAATCACAATGTGTAAACAGGAGCACAAGTGGTACCACActtacacttacacacacacacacacaaacatatatatatcaaCGTGCTATTTTTAGCTGCATAACTTACACTACTGTACTATTTTTCTTCCCTATGGATTCCATCACTTGCTGGTTTTCTCTCTAAACTGTGACCATGCTGTTGCCAGCCTgaacacacactttcccacaatcccctgtTCTCTGTGGagactgccagtacttcctggagattgagCATACCTGGCCCACCTTGATGGGTAATAATCAACAGcagcaggttatcaaaacaaagtaGGCATATGTGGGAAAAATTCTGCTTATACAGCCTGGTAGGGCATATGGGCACCATAGAGGATGGATGACATCTGACCAAGAACTACCAATTAGCCAGAGCAAAGAGTTGCTAACAGACAGTGGCTCTATCTGTCATGGTCACAAGCTTATTTATGTATTATGTGCTGTTTAAATAGCCagactgtaatactagggtatgttcacacagagttttaTGTGGATACCATGTCAAAATGCACATGAAATCCACATCCCTTCACATTAATGTCAGTCAGCacaaaaaaaggcataaacttatcacaaatgtatatattttttttaattaagtataaaaaagtaaaaatacccCATCAGATGTGCAGAGGTACAAGTGATACACAGTTCCATACCATGTTTAGCCCTATTCATCTACTGTTCTACTACTAGAATGAATTCTATGGAttgccactaggtggcagcactcACTGTTATAAATCTGTATACACTATTTTAACTTGGTACATTCTTCTATTAGTTTTTTAATCTATTTACTATACTTATTAGTATATTTCATGATAGCAATGTATTGTAGtat is a genomic window of Dendropsophus ebraccatus isolate aDenEbr1 chromosome 4, aDenEbr1.pat, whole genome shotgun sequence containing:
- the TMEM80 gene encoding transmembrane protein 80 isoform X1 → MLKLVVLHLCSLRQCVKRGSFALNKHGGIRSVPTTSCVWRREPKASESPRNMALTRRGKGPLVRSSVPLQILFYINVVYYVFYFVATLLMIIYKCQVFSYPDSNLALDLGLLFLMAIVESVRLYLGTRGNLREEELPLGSSLFFTAGNVMLSVYFLVWETYILRADVIINAILLILYGLETILALFTIAAFFR
- the TMEM80 gene encoding transmembrane protein 80 isoform X2; its protein translation is MALTRRGKGPLVRSSVPLQILFYINVVYYVFYFVATLLMIIYKCQVFSYPDSNLALDLGLLFLMAIVESVRLYLGTRGNLREEELPLGSSLFFTAGNVMLSVYFLVWETYILRADVIINAILLILYGLETILALFTIAAFFR